A genomic segment from Clostridium pasteurianum BC1 encodes:
- a CDS encoding CidA/LrgA family protein, with protein sequence MKLLRQLCIVVIICFVGSFLSTVFNLPIPGNVLGLIILLVCLCTGIVKLDKIDLISKFLLDHLAFFFLPAGVGLMASYGIIKNSWPILLIICFISTIIIMAVTSLVVTALKNKGAGSK encoded by the coding sequence ATGAAACTTTTAAGACAACTCTGCATAGTTGTTATAATATGCTTTGTTGGCAGTTTTTTAAGCACTGTTTTTAACTTACCTATACCAGGTAATGTTCTTGGTCTTATAATTTTACTAGTATGCCTTTGTACTGGAATTGTAAAACTTGACAAAATTGATTTGATAAGCAAATTTTTACTTGATCACTTAGCTTTCTTTTTCTTACCTGCAGGGGTTGGACTTATGGCATCTTATGGAATTATTAAAAATAGTTGGCCTATTCTTTTAATTATCTGTTTTATATCAACTATAATAATAATGGCAGTTACTAGTCTGGTAGTAACCGCTCTAAAAAATAAAGGAGCTGGTTCCAAATGA
- a CDS encoding LrgB family protein has product MNTVISSPIFSVMISLIAFEIGCFLYKKTNFPIFNPLLIAMIIVIALLKIFNISIATYNKGGDLINFFLTPSTVILAVPLYKKLQLLKKNAIPIIVGIFVGSSTGMFCIIIMCRIFLIPKNIDLSLIPKSVTTPIGMEVSRQLGGVPPITVAAIIITGIIGAVVGPVVFKALRIKDPIAKGIALGTSSHAIGTTKAIEMGEVEGAMSSLAIGVAGLLTVVLAPIMSRVFSSLIR; this is encoded by the coding sequence ATGAATACAGTAATTAGTTCTCCTATTTTTTCCGTTATGATTTCTTTAATAGCTTTTGAAATAGGTTGCTTTCTGTATAAAAAAACAAATTTCCCTATATTTAACCCACTACTTATCGCCATGATAATCGTAATCGCTTTACTTAAAATATTTAACATAAGTATTGCTACCTATAATAAAGGTGGAGATTTAATTAATTTCTTTTTAACTCCATCAACGGTTATACTTGCTGTACCACTTTATAAAAAGTTACAATTGCTGAAGAAGAATGCAATTCCTATAATAGTTGGTATATTTGTTGGTTCCTCAACAGGAATGTTCTGCATAATAATAATGTGTCGCATATTTCTCATTCCTAAAAATATAGATTTATCATTGATACCAAAGTCAGTTACAACTCCAATAGGCATGGAAGTTTCAAGACAATTAGGAGGAGTTCCACCAATAACAGTTGCAGCTATTATTATAACTGGAATTATAGGCGCAGTGGTCGGGCCAGTTGTATTCAAGGCTTTGAGAATTAAAGATCCAATTGCTAAAGGTATTGCTTTAGGCACCTCTTCACATGCTATAGGTACTACAAAGGCCATAGAAATGGGAGAAGTTGAAGGGGCTATGAGCAGTTTAGCTATTGGTGTTGCTGGGCTTTTAACTGTGGTACTTGCACCTATAATGTCTAGAGTATTTAGTAGCCTTATTAGGTAG
- a CDS encoding OmpA/MotB family protein: MRKKKPQEHVNTERYMLTYSDMITLLMMFFIIMYASSNVDATKYKEISDSFKIAFSGRQTIVGSGNSMDIKNKPNRSSTEYNGQVQNDKTNQAEEDRLKQVKQIIDDYIKQNNMSTSASTQIEERGLVISIQDTLFFDSGKADVKPEFQKRIVEIGKILNTIDNYIRIEGHTDNVPISNYKYVDNLDLSTARANAVLRVLENQSNINPKRLASMGYGDQRPVADNNTDAGRARNRRVDIVVIDSKYNATEDNSKK; the protein is encoded by the coding sequence ATGAGAAAGAAAAAGCCACAAGAGCATGTTAATACGGAAAGATATATGCTTACCTACTCTGATATGATAACCCTTCTTATGATGTTTTTTATAATAATGTATGCTTCTAGTAATGTAGATGCAACAAAATATAAAGAAATATCTGATTCTTTTAAAATAGCTTTTAGTGGGAGACAAACTATTGTTGGCAGTGGAAATTCAATGGATATAAAAAATAAACCGAATCGTAGTAGTACAGAGTATAATGGACAGGTACAAAATGATAAAACTAATCAAGCGGAAGAGGATAGGCTTAAACAGGTAAAACAAATTATAGATGATTATATAAAACAGAATAATATGAGTACAAGTGCCAGTACCCAAATTGAAGAAAGAGGACTTGTAATAAGTATTCAGGATACGTTGTTTTTTGACTCGGGAAAAGCAGATGTAAAGCCAGAATTTCAAAAGAGAATTGTAGAGATAGGAAAGATACTGAATACTATTGATAATTACATAAGAATAGAAGGTCATACAGATAATGTTCCTATAAGCAATTACAAATATGTGGATAATCTTGATTTATCAACAGCCAGAGCAAATGCGGTGCTTAGAGTTTTAGAAAATCAATCTAATATAAATCCAAAGAGACTTGCATCAATGGGATATGGAGATCAAAGACCGGTAGCAGATAACAATACAGATGCTGGAAGAGCACGCAATAGAAGAGTAGACATAGTAGTAATTGATAGCAAATATAATGCTACAGAAGATAATAGTAAAAAATGA
- a CDS encoding flagellar motor protein, with protein sequence MAISTILFLIISFGALIGSFLMDGGHLAALVSLAPALVVFGGTIGAVGVSFPGNEIKNLGKVLKVAFASKQANTVKLIKYFKNIAFKTRKEGLLSIEEMISTDENMDPFMKKGLQMVVDGIEPQTVKNTLELSADLIEERHRVGIAMFESAGGFAPTMGITGTVMGLIHVLNNLSDPTKLGGLIAGAFIATLYGIGSANLFWLPIGTKLKELNFQEMGEKNLIIEAILCIQEGVNPNTLEEKLKGFLDKKQLEEYSGGESGEQE encoded by the coding sequence TTGGCCATATCTACTATATTATTTTTAATTATAAGCTTTGGTGCGTTGATTGGATCATTTCTTATGGATGGAGGGCATTTAGCAGCTCTTGTATCATTAGCACCAGCTCTAGTTGTATTTGGGGGTACTATTGGTGCCGTAGGCGTTTCATTTCCCGGAAATGAGATTAAAAATTTAGGAAAAGTTTTAAAAGTTGCTTTTGCCAGCAAGCAGGCAAATACTGTAAAGCTTATAAAATATTTTAAAAATATTGCTTTCAAAACTAGGAAAGAGGGGCTTCTTAGCATTGAGGAAATGATTTCTACAGATGAAAATATGGATCCATTTATGAAAAAAGGTCTTCAAATGGTGGTTGATGGAATAGAACCACAAACAGTTAAAAATACCCTTGAACTTAGCGCTGATCTCATTGAAGAAAGACATAGAGTTGGTATAGCCATGTTCGAATCAGCAGGTGGTTTTGCTCCTACAATGGGTATAACAGGTACCGTTATGGGCCTTATTCACGTTTTAAATAATCTATCAGATCCTACTAAACTTGGAGGACTTATTGCAGGAGCATTCATAGCCACTCTTTACGGAATAGGTTCGGCTAATCTTTTCTGGTTACCAATTGGAACTAAGTTAAAAGAATTAAATTTTCAAGAAATGGGAGAAAAAAATTTAATAATAGAAGCAATACTCTGTATTCAAGAGGGAGTTAATCCAAATACACTTGAAGAGAAATTAAAGGGCTTCTTAGATAAAAAGCAACTAGAAGAATATAGCGGAGGGGAAAGTGGTGAACAAGAGTAA